One stretch of Miscanthus floridulus cultivar M001 chromosome 18, ASM1932011v1, whole genome shotgun sequence DNA includes these proteins:
- the LOC136523056 gene encoding transcription factor IBH1-like 1 yields the protein MRGPNNAASSSTSKGGGAMAAFKQDLLRNLLLGLRARTAEAACPFDAMSLQERKRAVKCSADVAMAAAAPRRASATGGRARWPKAILAAAAAASSSSHSPSGTCKVRKSACKCKRVARRRVDAKRIRGYAAASCDVARRLVRRRTMALRKVIPGGNAAMDDAALLRETMDYVVHLRAQVDVLRRISAAVQISTSLRDPSQSMAQL from the exons ATGCGAGGCCCTAACAACGCCGCTAGCAGCAGCACAAGCaaaggcggcggcgccatggcggcCTTCAAGCAAGACCTGCTCAGGAACCTGCTCCTGGGCCTCCGTGCGCGCACGGCGGAGGCGGCGTGCCCCTTCGACGCCATGAGCCTCCAGGAGCGGAAGCGCGCCGTCAAGTGCTCCGCCGACGTCGCCATGGCGGCGGCTGCGCCGCGGCGCGCCTCCGCCACCGGCGGGCGCGCGAGGTGGCCCAAGGCCATCttggccgccgctgccgccgcgtcCAGCTCCAGCCACAGCCCCAGCGGCACGTGCAAGGTGAGGAAGAGCGCGTGCAAGTGCAAGAGGGTAGCGAGGAGGCGCGTCGACGCGAAGAGGATCAGGGGCTACGCCGCGGCGAGCTGCGACGTCGCGCGGAGGCTGGTGCGGAGGAGGACAATGGCGCTCCGGAAGGTGATACCAGGAGGGAACGCCGCCATGGacgacgccgcgctgctccgCGAAACCATGGACTACGTCGTCCATCTACGCGCCCAGGTCGACGTGCTCCGCCGCATCTCGGCAGCCGTGCAGATATCCACCTCCCTCCG GGATCCTTCCCAAAGTATGGCACAATTGTAG